A region of Haloplanus sp. XH21 DNA encodes the following proteins:
- a CDS encoding DUF7096 domain-containing protein, which yields MNREVPDVVVFALVVAVAVGMVAAPVSALTTDRAGVAPQTTATAEAGGNESASNESLAPGQRLAGVVGVQGAEIDGELEERTFEARVSRARSNASKAAVVATEVNDIRDRLQTLRERQERLREAYQSGNISTGEYHARMAVTSAELRTVRNQIDSNERVARDLPEAALEARGVNRTELDRLRNETNELQGPEVAALARQIAGPPANRGPRNASATAGQSERPADIPVNAGPPATARNQSTDRSANASNRSTRGPPADAGTQSANRSTRGPPSDAGANETDDTPGNGADGDGESGDRGASDGADSGSDGAGSGNGNSPDDRGNADDSGNAGGGGSNDGDNAGSSGDPNGNGNGNSDNGDRSNRGGGR from the coding sequence ATGAATCGAGAGGTTCCGGACGTCGTCGTGTTCGCGCTCGTCGTCGCCGTTGCGGTCGGGATGGTAGCGGCGCCGGTGTCGGCCCTGACGACGGATCGGGCGGGCGTGGCGCCGCAGACCACGGCGACAGCCGAAGCGGGAGGCAACGAGTCGGCCAGTAACGAGTCGCTCGCACCCGGTCAACGGCTGGCCGGCGTCGTCGGTGTGCAGGGCGCCGAAATCGACGGCGAACTCGAAGAACGGACGTTCGAGGCCCGCGTCTCGCGAGCGCGGTCGAACGCGTCGAAGGCGGCCGTCGTCGCGACGGAAGTCAACGACATCCGGGATCGGTTACAGACGCTCCGAGAGCGTCAGGAACGGCTCCGCGAGGCGTATCAGTCCGGGAATATTTCCACGGGAGAGTATCACGCCCGAATGGCGGTCACGAGCGCCGAACTCCGCACGGTTCGGAATCAGATCGATTCCAACGAACGGGTCGCCCGTGACCTCCCCGAGGCGGCGCTCGAAGCGCGAGGCGTGAACCGCACCGAACTCGATCGGTTGCGGAACGAAACGAACGAACTGCAGGGCCCAGAGGTCGCAGCGCTCGCCCGACAGATCGCCGGCCCGCCCGCCAATCGCGGCCCGCGAAACGCATCGGCGACGGCCGGCCAGTCCGAACGTCCTGCTGACATCCCGGTGAACGCCGGCCCGCCCGCGACTGCGCGCAACCAGTCGACCGACCGGTCTGCAAACGCGAGCAATCGATCAACACGTGGTCCACCCGCCGACGCGGGGACCCAGTCGGCCAACCGATCAACACGCGGGCCACCATCTGACGCCGGAGCCAACGAGACGGACGACACCCCAGGAAACGGCGCCGACGGCGACGGTGAGTCCGGCGACCGAGGAGCGAGCGACGGTGCCGACAGCGGGTCCGACGGTGCTGGTTCGGGAAATGGGAATAGCCCGGACGATCGAGGGAACGCCGACGACAGCGGCAACGCGGGCGGCGGTGGCTCGAATGACGGCGATAACGCCGGCAGTAGCGGCGATCCCAACGGCAACGGCAACGGCAACTCCGACAACGGCGACAGGTCGAACCGCGGTGGTGGACGCTAG
- a CDS encoding response regulator transcription factor encodes MDSPPRVLLADDEPGLLDLYSAWLEGMDVELVRASCGAEALSHCEDGAVDVAILDRHMPRLSGDEVLETLCDRQTRPRVAFVTAAEPDVRIVELEIDAYLTKPVECEEFVGLIRALLQRETLCEAVEGYVVNLSKRAALLESKSCSMLRNDPTYTAFEEELSRMASQLDGHHVDDPYLRRLRPDGSDPNPAADAPP; translated from the coding sequence GTGGACTCGCCGCCACGGGTGTTGCTCGCGGACGACGAACCGGGGCTGCTCGACCTCTACAGCGCGTGGCTCGAGGGGATGGATGTCGAACTCGTCCGAGCCAGCTGCGGCGCGGAGGCGTTGTCGCACTGTGAGGACGGCGCCGTCGACGTGGCGATACTCGACCGGCATATGCCCCGGCTCTCGGGCGACGAAGTCCTCGAGACGCTGTGTGACCGGCAGACGCGTCCGCGGGTTGCCTTCGTGACGGCGGCGGAACCGGACGTTCGAATCGTCGAGCTGGAGATCGACGCCTACCTCACCAAACCGGTCGAATGCGAGGAGTTCGTCGGCCTCATTCGGGCACTCCTGCAGCGCGAGACGCTCTGTGAGGCGGTCGAGGGGTACGTCGTGAACCTCTCGAAGCGTGCCGCGTTGCTGGAGTCGAAGTCGTGCAGCATGCTGCGGAACGATCCGACGTACACGGCGTTCGAGGAAGAGCTCTCGCGGATGGCGAGCCAGCTCGACGGGCACCACGTCGACGACCCGTATCTCCGCCGACTCCGTCCCGACGGGAGCGATCCGAACCCCGCGGCCGATGCGCCGCCCTGA
- a CDS encoding isocitrate/isopropylmalate dehydrogenase family protein has product MSYDISLIPGDGIGPAVVEATLPVLEDAAVAHGFDIETTRYDWGTDRYLADGAMMPEDGLDELRRADAILLGAVGHPDVPDHVTLNGLLLPIRKGFDQSVCKRPAVLFEGVESPLQDYSGGDIDILVFRENTEGEYANVGGREHKGFDNEVAVQSAVFTRRGTERVVRAAFEAASERDGHLTNITKSNAQAHSMVFWDDIVREVSVEYPDVEVERLLVDAASMDFIRRPDEFDVVVCSNLFGDILTDIGAIVTGSMGLAPSANIDPGGDHPALFEPVHGSAFDITGEGVANPLATVLSGSLMFDELGEPAAAEALWDAVAEQLADGDAPRTPDLGGESTTEAVAADLRTRL; this is encoded by the coding sequence ATGTCGTACGACATCTCGCTCATCCCGGGCGACGGGATCGGACCGGCGGTCGTAGAGGCCACCCTGCCCGTACTGGAAGACGCCGCGGTAGCCCACGGCTTCGACATCGAAACCACCCGCTACGACTGGGGCACCGACCGCTATCTCGCCGACGGAGCGATGATGCCCGAGGACGGCCTGGACGAACTGCGGCGTGCCGATGCCATTCTGCTCGGCGCAGTGGGGCACCCCGACGTGCCGGACCACGTCACGCTCAACGGGCTCCTCTTGCCGATCCGCAAGGGCTTCGATCAGTCGGTCTGTAAGCGACCGGCCGTGCTGTTCGAGGGTGTCGAGAGCCCCCTTCAGGACTACTCCGGCGGCGACATCGACATCCTGGTGTTCCGAGAGAACACCGAGGGCGAGTACGCCAACGTGGGCGGGCGCGAGCACAAAGGATTCGACAACGAGGTGGCGGTTCAGAGCGCGGTGTTCACCCGCCGCGGCACCGAGCGCGTCGTCCGGGCGGCGTTCGAGGCCGCGAGCGAACGCGACGGGCACCTCACGAACATCACCAAGTCCAACGCGCAAGCCCACAGCATGGTCTTCTGGGACGACATCGTGCGGGAGGTGAGCGTGGAGTACCCCGACGTAGAGGTGGAACGCCTGCTGGTCGACGCCGCGAGCATGGACTTCATCCGCCGGCCCGACGAGTTCGACGTCGTCGTCTGTTCGAACCTCTTCGGCGACATCCTCACCGACATCGGCGCCATCGTCACGGGGAGCATGGGGCTTGCGCCGTCGGCGAACATCGATCCCGGCGGCGACCACCCGGCGCTGTTCGAACCTGTCCACGGCAGCGCCTTCGACATCACGGGCGAGGGCGTCGCCAACCCGCTGGCGACGGTGCTCTCTGGGTCGCTCATGTTCGACGAACTGGGTGAACCCGCGGCCGCGGAGGCGCTGTGGGACGCCGTTGCCGAACAGCTGGCCGACGGCGACGCGCCCCGAACGCCGGATCTGGGCGGCGAGTCGACGACAGAAGCCGTCGCGGCTGACCTCCGTACGCGACTCTAA